In Saccharolobus solfataricus, a genomic segment contains:
- a CDS encoding glycosyltransferase has translation MIEKYVEFIGEHELDAIFKIAEKIKDLSILHVNSTKAGGGVAEILNRMLPLMKELGLNVDWKVIKGDNEFFNVTKSFHNSLQNGTGNIPDEYFKIYDKWQEINLSEIPLDYDIMFIHDPQPAGLIKFKKGNSNKWIWRCHIDISNPYPPVWNFLRKYISKYDSMIISVPSFGRDDIEIPQFVIPPSIDPLSIKNRDMSETTILRILYKFGINLEKPLITQVSRFDYAKDPLGVIQAYKLAKRHVDIQLLYVGSPATDDPEGEKVYSEVVKASEGDKDIHLLMLPPYSDLEINVFQTASTVVMQKSIKEGFGLTVSEAMWKRKPVIGGNTGGIPLQVINGITGFLVNSPQGASHYIIYLIRNEEIRRRLGTNAREHIRRNFLITRELRDYLMTIVYVANRGLASLNSHESISNH, from the coding sequence ATGATTGAGAAATACGTGGAATTTATAGGAGAGCATGAGCTTGACGCTATCTTTAAGATAGCGGAGAAAATTAAGGATTTATCAATACTTCATGTAAACTCTACTAAGGCTGGAGGTGGAGTAGCTGAGATATTAAATAGAATGCTACCATTAATGAAAGAGTTAGGTCTTAATGTTGATTGGAAGGTTATAAAAGGAGATAATGAGTTCTTTAACGTAACCAAATCCTTTCACAATTCATTACAAAATGGAACTGGAAATATACCAGATGAATACTTTAAAATATATGATAAATGGCAAGAGATAAACTTGTCTGAAATTCCGTTAGATTACGATATAATGTTTATACATGATCCCCAACCGGCGGGGCTTATAAAATTCAAAAAAGGTAATAGTAATAAGTGGATTTGGCGATGTCACATTGACATTTCAAATCCATATCCACCAGTGTGGAACTTCTTACGGAAGTATATCTCCAAATATGATAGTATGATAATCTCTGTTCCCTCGTTTGGGAGAGATGATATCGAAATTCCGCAATTCGTAATACCACCATCAATAGATCCATTAAGTATAAAGAATAGGGATATGTCTGAGACTACTATATTGAGAATATTATATAAGTTTGGTATTAATCTTGAAAAGCCATTAATAACTCAAGTGTCCAGATTTGATTACGCTAAAGATCCTTTAGGTGTCATACAGGCTTATAAGTTAGCGAAAAGGCATGTTGACATACAATTATTATATGTAGGAAGCCCAGCCACCGATGATCCAGAAGGTGAGAAGGTTTATAGTGAAGTAGTTAAGGCCTCTGAAGGAGATAAGGATATACATTTACTAATGTTACCGCCTTATAGTGATTTGGAAATAAATGTATTTCAAACAGCATCAACGGTAGTTATGCAGAAGTCTATAAAGGAAGGCTTTGGACTTACTGTTAGTGAGGCCATGTGGAAGAGAAAACCAGTAATAGGTGGAAACACTGGAGGAATTCCCTTACAAGTGATAAATGGAATTACTGGATTCTTAGTTAATAGCCCACAAGGCGCATCGCATTACATAATATACTTAATTAGGAATGAGGAGATAAGGAGGAGACTTGGTACTAATGCCAGAGAACACATAAGGAGAAATTTCCTCATAACTAGAGAACTCAGGGACTACCTAATGACAATAGTCTATGTAGCTAATAGGGGTTTGGCTTCATTGAATTCTCATGAATCTATATCTAATCATTAG
- a CDS encoding DUF5752 family protein has translation MMDLDSKGKGIPFIFYAAYYPPLYSKLKAISLRELVEGIRKADKYTLFYHVFHPIFSSHLIPEEYSNDFAHWIAESLGDKELAELVSDIPGAEPRTIEDIRNDLIEILEPRINERRGIREFVFVSCTPIVYKTNYVANTLAEFLDLIQIIPDRALVWHFVSKRILGISKRNDFSEWLESNFGLSELAENLSKIDPQTYVYEEVLRRDIIRILERWLLR, from the coding sequence ATGATGGATCTAGACTCTAAAGGTAAAGGAATACCTTTTATCTTTTACGCTGCTTACTATCCACCGCTCTATTCTAAACTTAAAGCCATATCTTTGAGAGAACTAGTAGAAGGTATTAGGAAAGCGGATAAGTATACGTTATTTTACCACGTTTTCCACCCAATTTTTAGCTCCCATTTAATACCTGAAGAATATTCTAATGATTTTGCTCATTGGATAGCTGAAAGTCTAGGAGATAAAGAGTTAGCAGAATTGGTATCGGACATACCTGGTGCTGAACCTAGAACCATAGAAGATATTAGAAATGATCTGATAGAAATCTTAGAACCTAGAATAAATGAGAGAAGAGGAATAAGAGAGTTTGTGTTTGTCTCATGTACACCAATAGTATACAAGACAAATTATGTTGCGAACACACTCGCAGAGTTCTTAGATTTAATACAGATAATACCCGATAGGGCATTGGTGTGGCATTTCGTAAGCAAAAGAATACTCGGAATTTCAAAGAGAAATGATTTTTCAGAATGGTTAGAATCTAATTTTGGACTCTCAGAATTAGCTGAGAACTTAAGCAAAATTGATCCACAAACCTATGTTTATGAGGAAGTACTTAGGAGGGACATAATTAGAATACTAGAAAGGTGGTTGTTAAGATGA
- a CDS encoding DUF4382 domain-containing protein, with translation MNKAILGIVIVVLVLAGGVYYGFYYLTTGVVNVYIQDPPTSQGVKIYLTISSIMIHKVNASNDSWITISNKTITILLTSNMTFLASSRIPSGQYNEVFLEISFAQVQLGNVNISAKIPSGVFKIHIINGMDLKGGSSQSLLISFPHITYANGQIIISPSITAEVIS, from the coding sequence ATGAATAAGGCAATATTAGGCATCGTCATAGTGGTATTAGTACTAGCTGGTGGGGTATATTATGGTTTCTATTACTTAACTACTGGAGTTGTAAATGTGTATATTCAGGACCCTCCAACTAGTCAAGGAGTTAAAATATACTTAACTATATCTTCCATAATGATACATAAAGTTAATGCTAGCAATGACTCTTGGATAACGATTTCCAATAAGACAATTACTATACTACTAACTTCCAATATGACATTTCTAGCTTCTTCTAGAATACCTTCTGGGCAATACAACGAGGTATTTCTTGAGATATCTTTCGCACAAGTTCAACTTGGAAACGTTAATATTTCAGCAAAAATACCTAGCGGAGTATTCAAAATACATATAATAAATGGTATGGATCTAAAAGGGGGTTCTTCACAATCCCTACTAATAAGTTTTCCTCACATAACTTACGCCAATGGGCAAATAATAATAAGTCCTTCAATAACTGCTGAGGTCATTAGTTAA
- a CDS encoding S1C family serine protease, which translates to MYEDLVERVTPSVVTIITKQIALDQFFMPQVAEGIGSGYSIGKNILITSYHVISNAEEILVISEDGFREEAQVIAINPFHDLAMLRSTIELPSLKLAKECKTGEVVLAVGNPLGLYSVSMGIISSEERAIMTPNGLPIYVVQTDAAVNPGNSGGPLINTRGEVVGTVTAMIREAQNIGFAIPSKLVDSFVKNVMKFGRYIRPYVGIGVIKLNKALATYLGVRKQNGLLVTNIDPNGSAYKYGIRRGDIILKVNNQEVKSPIDLLAVLEEMVGSQINVKMLRDSKEIELSIPVPGLST; encoded by the coding sequence ATGTACGAGGATTTAGTAGAAAGGGTAACTCCATCAGTAGTCACTATAATAACGAAGCAGATAGCTTTAGACCAGTTTTTTATGCCACAAGTTGCTGAAGGCATAGGATCTGGTTACTCTATAGGGAAAAATATCCTAATAACATCTTATCATGTTATATCAAATGCTGAAGAGATACTGGTAATATCTGAAGATGGATTTAGAGAAGAAGCGCAAGTAATTGCAATAAATCCCTTTCATGATTTAGCAATGTTAAGAAGTACCATAGAATTGCCTAGTCTGAAACTAGCTAAAGAGTGCAAAACCGGAGAGGTAGTTTTAGCAGTAGGAAATCCTCTAGGTCTATATAGTGTAAGTATGGGTATAATTAGCAGTGAGGAAAGGGCCATAATGACACCTAATGGTCTTCCCATTTATGTGGTCCAGACAGATGCAGCTGTTAACCCCGGTAATAGTGGAGGGCCTCTTATAAATACCAGAGGTGAGGTTGTGGGTACTGTTACTGCGATGATAAGAGAAGCTCAGAATATAGGTTTTGCAATCCCTTCTAAACTTGTTGATAGTTTCGTAAAAAACGTCATGAAGTTTGGTAGATACATAAGACCGTATGTGGGAATTGGTGTAATAAAGTTAAACAAAGCTTTAGCGACATACTTGGGAGTGAGGAAACAAAATGGCTTGCTTGTTACGAACATAGATCCAAATGGAAGCGCTTACAAGTATGGAATAAGGAGAGGTGATATCATACTAAAGGTTAATAATCAAGAAGTTAAATCTCCTATAGATTTGCTAGCTGTATTAGAAGAGATGGTTGGTTCACAGATTAATGTAAAGATGTTAAGGGATTCTAAGGAGATAGAACTTTCGATACCAGTCCCTGGTTTATCTACTTAA
- a CDS encoding peroxiredoxin: protein MVEIGEKAPEIELVDTDLKKVKIPSDFKGKVVVLAFYPAAFTSVCTKEMCTFRDSMAKFNEVNAVVIGISVDPPFSNKAFKEQNKINFTIVSDFNREAVKAYGVAGELPILKGYVLAKRSVFVIDKNGIVRYKWVSEDPTKEPNYDEIKDVVTKLS, encoded by the coding sequence ATGGTAGAAATAGGGGAAAAAGCTCCAGAAATAGAGTTAGTAGATACAGATTTGAAAAAAGTTAAAATACCATCTGATTTCAAAGGTAAGGTAGTTGTTCTAGCGTTTTACCCTGCTGCGTTCACTTCAGTTTGTACTAAAGAGATGTGCACTTTTAGGGACTCCATGGCAAAATTTAACGAAGTTAATGCAGTAGTTATAGGAATCAGTGTAGATCCACCATTCAGTAATAAAGCGTTTAAAGAGCAGAATAAAATAAATTTCACTATTGTTAGTGACTTTAATAGGGAAGCTGTAAAGGCTTATGGGGTAGCTGGAGAGTTACCAATCTTAAAGGGATATGTACTAGCTAAGAGATCAGTATTTGTAATTGATAAAAATGGCATAGTAAGATATAAATGGGTTTCTGAAGATCCGACAAAGGAACCAAACTACGATGAGATAAAGGATGTCGTAACCAAATTATCTTAA
- a CDS encoding PH domain-containing protein produces MGEKSLVGCTKPTGRRLLVEGTIILTIFSLFLEITSVINYLIFVGIWYAILLFIIAWFKSYTYCISESGIIIKSLLGKKVVKAENFKDTFISQGPIAKKLKCGSIYIILKNGKITVLYDIKNPETFLEKIQSSRP; encoded by the coding sequence ATGGGAGAAAAGTCGCTTGTTGGTTGTACGAAACCAACTGGAAGAAGGCTTCTCGTTGAAGGGACTATTATACTTACCATTTTTTCCTTATTCTTGGAGATAACTAGCGTAATTAATTATCTTATTTTCGTTGGCATATGGTATGCTATATTACTTTTTATAATTGCGTGGTTCAAGAGTTATACTTACTGCATCTCTGAGAGTGGGATAATAATAAAATCATTATTAGGTAAAAAAGTAGTTAAAGCGGAAAATTTTAAGGATACTTTTATCTCACAAGGGCCTATAGCAAAAAAATTAAAGTGTGGCTCAATTTACATTATTTTAAAAAACGGTAAAATTACAGTCTTATACGATATAAAAAACCCAGAAACATTTCTTGAAAAAATTCAGAGTTCCCGCCCTTAA
- a CDS encoding ABC transporter ATP-binding protein: MSDSILYKAININKYYLAKKRGILESLAREPPIYVRALDNVSVEIRKGEVLGVVGESGSGKTTLGKVLATLEKPTGGNLIFMGMEVNDRNINHVRKHIHMVFQNPMTSINPRMKVKDIVREAMKEKREERVKKLLEEVGLDYNYVKDKYPRELSGGQTQRVAIARALAKEPDFLILDEPTSALDASVQAQILNLLVDLQKERKLTYLFITHNIAVARYISDRVIIMYAGKIVEEGNTKEVISEPMHPYTQSLLSSVPELGKKELKPPSGEVPSLINPPSGCRFNPRCPFAMSVCKEKEPPLVEINGRKVACWLYETNWKKASR; this comes from the coding sequence ATGAGTGATAGTATACTTTACAAGGCAATTAATATAAATAAATACTACCTTGCAAAGAAGAGGGGAATACTGGAATCATTAGCGAGAGAGCCCCCAATTTATGTTAGAGCATTAGATAACGTATCCGTGGAGATAAGGAAAGGCGAAGTTTTAGGTGTTGTGGGTGAAAGTGGTTCTGGTAAAACCACATTAGGCAAGGTACTAGCTACATTGGAAAAGCCTACTGGTGGAAATTTAATCTTTATGGGAATGGAGGTAAATGATCGCAATATAAATCATGTTAGAAAACATATACATATGGTTTTCCAAAATCCTATGACATCCATAAATCCAAGAATGAAAGTCAAGGATATTGTTAGAGAAGCCATGAAGGAGAAAAGGGAAGAAAGAGTCAAGAAGTTATTAGAGGAAGTTGGTCTTGATTATAATTACGTAAAAGATAAGTATCCTAGAGAATTGTCTGGAGGGCAAACGCAGAGAGTTGCAATAGCAAGAGCGCTTGCAAAAGAGCCGGATTTTTTAATTTTAGATGAACCGACTTCAGCTTTAGATGCATCAGTACAAGCACAAATTCTTAATCTACTTGTAGACCTACAAAAGGAAAGAAAACTTACATACCTCTTCATTACCCACAACATCGCGGTAGCTAGATACATATCTGATAGAGTCATAATTATGTATGCGGGAAAAATTGTTGAAGAAGGAAATACAAAAGAAGTTATTTCGGAACCAATGCATCCATATACTCAATCACTGCTTAGCTCAGTACCAGAATTGGGAAAGAAGGAGCTTAAGCCACCAAGCGGGGAAGTGCCCAGCTTAATAAATCCGCCTAGCGGATGCAGATTCAATCCCAGATGTCCTTTTGCTATGTCAGTATGTAAGGAAAAGGAACCACCATTGGTGGAAATAAATGGGAGAAAAGTCGCTTGTTGGTTGTACGAAACCAACTGGAAGAAGGCTTCTCGTTGA
- a CDS encoding ABC transporter ATP-binding protein: MVVLQIRNLNVYYNTLISWVKVLSDVNLDVEKGEIVGVVGESGSGKSTLGHAISRILPPNARIQGDIIVDGVNLAKLKDSELQKYRGTWVFMIFQNPLNSLNPVKKVGSQLLEAVKIRYQREGKKAEEESLMRDVIEVLKDLRLPDPYSIIDRYPHQLSGGQVQRIVISMALLLKPKLLIADEPTSALDVTIQAQVVNLFKQLNKEINTSILFITHDISLAYVVSDRIVVMYAGRIMEDGKVEEVLKSPMHPYTQGLVASIPSGDKNQKLTAIPGNPPSFFALPTGCKFSNRCSKVFDICRKKEPSIIEKNGRKIRCWLYE; the protein is encoded by the coding sequence ATGGTAGTGCTTCAGATTAGAAATTTGAACGTTTACTATAATACACTAATTAGCTGGGTTAAAGTATTAAGTGATGTAAACCTAGATGTAGAAAAAGGGGAAATAGTAGGAGTTGTTGGAGAAAGCGGTTCTGGAAAATCTACATTAGGCCACGCAATATCCAGAATTTTACCTCCGAATGCGAGAATTCAAGGCGATATCATAGTAGATGGAGTTAATTTAGCTAAGTTAAAAGATAGCGAACTGCAGAAATATAGAGGAACATGGGTTTTCATGATATTTCAAAATCCATTAAATAGCTTAAATCCAGTAAAGAAGGTAGGCTCTCAGCTCTTAGAAGCTGTTAAAATAAGATATCAAAGAGAAGGAAAGAAGGCTGAAGAAGAAAGTTTAATGAGAGATGTTATTGAAGTTCTAAAAGATTTAAGACTTCCAGATCCTTATTCCATTATTGATCGTTACCCTCACCAACTTTCAGGTGGACAAGTTCAAAGAATAGTTATTTCTATGGCTTTATTATTAAAGCCCAAATTGCTCATAGCGGATGAACCAACATCTGCATTGGACGTTACAATACAAGCGCAAGTGGTTAATCTGTTTAAACAATTAAATAAGGAAATAAATACAAGCATTCTTTTTATAACCCATGATATTTCCTTAGCTTACGTAGTATCAGATAGAATAGTAGTAATGTACGCAGGAAGAATTATGGAGGACGGAAAAGTTGAAGAAGTTTTAAAATCACCAATGCATCCATACACCCAAGGGTTAGTAGCGAGTATACCATCTGGGGATAAAAATCAAAAGTTAACTGCTATTCCAGGTAATCCACCATCGTTTTTTGCATTACCTACTGGATGTAAGTTTAGTAATAGATGTAGTAAAGTTTTCGATATTTGTAGAAAGAAAGAGCCAAGCATTATTGAGAAAAATGGAAGAAAAATAAGGTGTTGGTTATATGAGTGA
- a CDS encoding ABC transporter permease produces MSESSGIRFMLKALIRDKAGLLGLIIVSLFLIWSLIQGILEILSSYLRKQYLGYILLPHNPFQYNLQLAFHPPSSTFLLGTNAEGEDILSRILYALPRDAFVAIVVVFSAIIIGGILGILAGYLGGIVDEILMRVTDAFLSLPALILVIAITVPLKATFFATILGLAVVWWPTYARFYRAQTLRIKNMDYISAAKLSNVSRISLFYRYIFLNAIDPVLAYAALDFGNVILTYSTLAFLGIGITPPIPELGEMAANGVTGLPQYWWWALFPGLTILIIVVGFVLLGDRLQDVVAGRIVY; encoded by the coding sequence TTGAGTGAAAGTTCCGGAATTAGATTTATGTTAAAGGCGCTAATTAGAGATAAGGCTGGATTATTGGGATTAATTATAGTAAGCCTTTTCCTAATATGGTCTCTCATACAAGGAATATTAGAGATATTGTCAAGTTATCTTAGAAAACAATATTTAGGTTATATACTCCTTCCACATAATCCCTTCCAATATAATTTACAGTTGGCTTTTCATCCTCCTTCATCTACTTTCCTTTTAGGTACTAATGCAGAAGGGGAAGATATTCTTTCAAGAATTTTATACGCATTACCTAGAGATGCATTCGTAGCAATAGTGGTAGTGTTTTCAGCTATAATCATAGGAGGAATATTAGGAATACTTGCGGGTTATCTAGGCGGTATTGTAGATGAAATCCTAATGAGAGTTACTGACGCCTTTCTATCCTTGCCCGCATTAATATTAGTTATCGCAATAACTGTACCATTAAAGGCTACCTTCTTCGCCACTATACTAGGCTTAGCGGTAGTGTGGTGGCCAACCTATGCTAGATTCTATAGGGCACAAACGTTAAGGATAAAGAACATGGACTACATCTCTGCCGCAAAATTAAGTAACGTATCTAGAATATCACTGTTCTACAGATATATTTTTCTAAACGCCATAGACCCTGTATTAGCCTATGCAGCATTGGATTTTGGTAACGTAATACTAACTTATTCGACCTTAGCGTTTCTAGGAATAGGAATAACGCCTCCAATCCCAGAATTAGGAGAAATGGCAGCAAATGGTGTTACTGGTTTACCGCAATACTGGTGGTGGGCCTTATTTCCAGGGTTGACTATTCTAATTATTGTCGTAGGTTTTGTACTATTAGGTGACAGATTACAAGATGTAGTAGCTGGAAGAATAGTCTATTAG
- a CDS encoding ABC transporter permease, with amino-acid sequence MSINIVFFIIRRIINAFITLILLIILVFIMIHIIAPNPLALARLYTGPHATYTELEQVAKQYGLDQPLYIQIINYIINVLHGNFGIDPTYKVPVITLIGKYLPRTLELVIPATILSVVIGLFTGAIAASNRNKPLDYLVRGVYLVTWASPPFLIAVILQLVIAYYLRLLPPTGTVNPVLTPPKSITPFPLLNAMLAGDWPYFSSLVHHMVLPVIAIALVSFGIVTRIARASMLDYMESDFAKLSLMKGLSRRRVVYGVVLRNASIPLVTLIALLFGYSVAGAVVIEDIFQYHGMGYFITQAIESLDYTSILGTTIIVGIAIIIANLIADILYGVLDPRVRIVE; translated from the coding sequence ATGTCCATAAATATAGTTTTCTTTATCATAAGAAGAATCATTAATGCTTTCATTACCCTAATATTACTAATTATATTGGTTTTTATTATGATACATATAATAGCACCAAATCCCTTAGCCTTAGCAAGGCTATACACTGGGCCACATGCGACCTACACAGAGTTAGAACAGGTAGCCAAACAATATGGACTTGACCAACCCCTTTACATCCAAATAATTAACTACATAATTAATGTACTACATGGAAATTTCGGTATAGATCCAACATATAAGGTACCGGTGATTACGCTGATTGGAAAATATTTACCAAGAACCCTAGAGTTGGTAATACCAGCAACAATACTTTCCGTAGTTATTGGTTTGTTTACTGGCGCCATAGCTGCATCAAACAGAAATAAACCGCTGGATTATCTGGTCCGTGGCGTTTACTTAGTTACTTGGGCATCTCCGCCATTTTTAATTGCTGTTATATTACAGCTAGTTATAGCATACTATCTCAGATTATTACCCCCTACCGGTACTGTCAACCCAGTTCTTACTCCGCCAAAGTCTATAACACCTTTTCCTTTGCTTAACGCGATGTTAGCAGGGGATTGGCCTTATTTTTCTAGTTTAGTCCACCATATGGTCTTGCCTGTTATAGCGATTGCGTTGGTCAGTTTTGGAATAGTGACTAGAATAGCCAGAGCTTCAATGCTGGATTATATGGAATCTGACTTCGCTAAACTTAGTCTCATGAAGGGGCTTAGTAGAAGAAGAGTTGTATATGGTGTGGTTTTAAGAAATGCATCGATACCATTAGTAACATTGATTGCTTTGCTTTTCGGATACTCAGTAGCTGGGGCAGTCGTGATTGAGGATATATTCCAATATCATGGAATGGGGTATTTCATTACTCAAGCAATAGAAAGTCTAGATTACACATCAATTTTGGGGACAACAATAATTGTTGGAATTGCAATAATAATAGCGAATCTTATAGCAGATATACTTTACGGGGTTCTAGATCCAAGGGTGAGGATAGTTGAGTGA
- a CDS encoding ABC transporter substrate-binding protein — protein MSSLKGLALLSIMLIGIILPSLFLLQTSAQTSLTISPPNSSILIDVSQTAPPDALDPATGFYVQDGPLYQAIFQELVEFNGSNYLQVVPVIAQNWSTTNYENWTFFIRHGVYFPDGVQVNASTVWFSFYRTILMGQGPGVANYIELLFNSTQYGQTGYALPWGVAAAIQNVTGLPTTKNATLAANVLASILSHFNAANTTIQKIMEYPYQAVVVKGPYEVEINTLEPYRYFLLDIASWWGAIVNPVFIDEHGGVQPNTPNSYINDNGMEGTGPYVIKSVGPSLSEIVLVKNPHYWAANLSNIPLVAQPGHIPVIDIKYGLSHNNRVEDFATNQAQISYVSLPFLQQMYSAYQYNKYVSFNQIFANLGYEAAVFYIAMNTQIFPTNITAFRQAIVHAINYTAELDIFKFQNQTLAIEYLGPISPVFPLYNEVMQLDKLHPYTYNLSLALHYLNEAGYEGHFYVVLPNGTTIGDTNGKQLGTLTIYALAPVNELEQEQLTIIQESLQKIGISTSIQYVLPSVTDNWITPSGTPALIDLGWFPDWPDPIFQELMAQTDVLYGGISGDLAWVNISTLQQIYENLPFLTNQTQQTLEVAKVYQILYQQAPYAWLPNPVVYYFVQPYVKGFVYNPFIGYYYNLMYYQPYTITISTSTSTTSSTTTTTLQTTTTSIVFGGATNITTSVTSMTTTTSSSSSTLIYAVIGIVIVIIIIVVAVVLLRGRGRGGPGF, from the coding sequence ATGTCTAGCCTCAAGGGTTTAGCGCTTTTATCAATAATGTTAATAGGCATAATTCTACCATCACTATTTTTATTGCAAACTTCAGCACAAACATCACTAACAATATCTCCGCCAAACTCATCTATACTTATTGACGTTTCCCAAACAGCACCTCCTGATGCACTTGACCCAGCTACTGGATTTTACGTTCAAGATGGACCGTTATATCAAGCAATATTTCAAGAACTAGTGGAATTTAACGGTTCGAATTATTTACAAGTTGTTCCAGTTATAGCCCAGAACTGGTCAACCACAAACTATGAGAACTGGACATTCTTCATAAGACATGGAGTATACTTCCCAGATGGAGTACAAGTAAACGCTAGTACTGTTTGGTTCTCGTTCTATAGGACCATACTAATGGGACAAGGCCCTGGTGTAGCTAACTATATTGAACTACTATTCAATTCAACTCAATATGGACAGACTGGATATGCCTTACCGTGGGGTGTAGCAGCAGCAATACAAAACGTTACTGGATTACCGACTACTAAGAACGCAACACTAGCTGCGAATGTACTTGCATCAATACTATCTCATTTCAACGCTGCGAATACTACAATACAGAAAATCATGGAATACCCATACCAAGCGGTAGTAGTTAAGGGTCCTTATGAGGTCGAGATAAATACACTTGAACCCTATAGGTACTTCCTATTAGATATAGCTAGCTGGTGGGGAGCAATAGTTAATCCAGTCTTTATTGATGAACATGGTGGAGTTCAGCCAAATACTCCTAACTCATATATTAATGACAATGGTATGGAAGGAACTGGTCCTTATGTGATTAAGAGTGTGGGACCTAGTTTATCTGAGATCGTATTAGTGAAGAATCCACATTATTGGGCTGCCAATTTATCTAACATACCACTTGTAGCTCAACCGGGACATATACCAGTTATTGACATAAAATACGGATTAAGCCACAATAATAGAGTTGAGGATTTTGCTACGAATCAAGCACAAATTTCATACGTTAGCTTACCATTCTTACAGCAAATGTACTCTGCATATCAGTATAATAAATATGTAAGTTTTAACCAAATATTTGCAAATTTAGGTTATGAGGCAGCAGTATTCTACATTGCAATGAATACGCAAATCTTCCCTACTAACATTACTGCATTTAGGCAAGCAATAGTTCACGCTATAAACTATACCGCAGAATTAGATATATTCAAATTCCAAAATCAAACGCTAGCAATAGAGTATTTAGGTCCAATATCTCCGGTATTCCCACTCTATAACGAAGTTATGCAATTAGATAAGTTACACCCCTACACCTACAACCTATCCTTAGCCTTACACTACTTGAATGAAGCTGGATATGAAGGGCACTTCTATGTTGTATTGCCTAACGGAACTACGATAGGTGATACTAATGGTAAGCAATTAGGCACATTAACTATATACGCTTTAGCACCTGTGAATGAGTTAGAGCAAGAACAACTAACAATAATTCAAGAAAGCTTACAAAAGATAGGGATTTCAACATCAATACAGTATGTCCTACCTTCCGTAACCGACAACTGGATAACACCAAGTGGCACACCTGCTCTGATAGATTTAGGCTGGTTCCCTGATTGGCCAGATCCGATTTTCCAAGAATTAATGGCACAAACTGATGTATTATACGGTGGAATATCTGGAGATTTAGCGTGGGTTAATATTTCAACATTACAGCAAATATACGAGAATTTACCCTTCTTAACAAATCAAACACAACAAACTTTAGAGGTGGCTAAAGTATATCAGATATTGTATCAACAAGCACCATACGCTTGGTTACCAAACCCTGTAGTATATTACTTTGTCCAGCCCTATGTGAAAGGATTTGTATATAACCCATTCATAGGCTATTACTATAACCTAATGTATTATCAACCATACACTATAACTATATCAACTTCAACCAGCACGACCTCCTCTACAACAACTACTACGCTTCAAACTACGACAACAAGTATTGTATTTGGTGGTGCTACGAATATTACTACGTCAGTAACCAGTATGACGACAACTACTTCATCTTCCTCATCTACACTAATTTATGCAGTAATAGGAATAGTCATCGTGATAATTATAATAGTAGTAGCAGTAGTCCTCTTAAGAGGAAGAGGTAGAGGAGGTCCAGGGTTCTAA